Proteins co-encoded in one Theileria equi strain WA chromosome 3, complete sequence genomic window:
- a CDS encoding hypothetical protein (encoded by transcript BEWA_009570A) — MNDSVFCGVSIDGISGTCLINDASLSFRVSESVYKWSFSDWLRYEKSKKSAKVRLTFRENSIRLNTDNSDYDILIKPVIVVDFGDDRNKLEEFCALVSSETNKAKLASAPTSQIVEEPIIVAEAPRKQGHTAKTGTEADNLSDNQKRLLEIDDTIAKLYSQLVDTKTSDLGNCIASKEFWDHHKLELVSATPQNTAESNLDGFVSIPPASNFVNGQRVFSYSKELASSLLAEDETIRDLHKKLVLDKHYPEESFWKRILQSNYFYNLIGEKIPENQILYDDIRGIPIKASALVHFDVNKLLSDIDSSSELLTVEDHKKAVPKKDRLHASKRFGKNIRPENTGRILLERFNKHSSNIINACESLISNPIDTTDRVSDYKTLQNRVENDRKRKLLIGECEDLQDNQSDCLSNDLCLIKSLNIPGKDTDRINIKSEQVNSRPIKVAISSNTGYYNKWLNDMKTFDITNYFKESKTDHNISRRMFILNTKLCQYEKLIQLVPFEYDPTIVNSMKEIQLQIIELLQMYYKTLIPEEDRRYKLLNVVRSAKHQLELLEVGMSVHTAKALQTGLLDQITAVEAYNTKLKSFVANLRSQNQPRISR; from the exons ATGAATGATAGTGTATTCTGTGGTGTTTCGATAGATGGGATTAGCGGCACATGTTTAATCAATGACGCCAGTCTTTCGTTTAGAGTTTCGGAAAGTGTTTACAAATGGTCATTTTCTGACTGGTTACGTTATGAGAAATCCAAAAAAAGTGCAAAAGTTAGGCTAACATTCAGGGAAAACAGTATTAGGCTCAATACAGACAATTCCGACTATGATATTCTTATAAAGCCGGTAATCGTTGTAGATTTCGGAGATGACAGAAACAAATTGGAAGAGTTCTGTGCTCTGGTCTCAAGTGAAACGAATAAGGCAAAATTGGCATCTGCTCCAACTTCGCAAATAGTTGAGGAACCTATTATAGTTGCTGAAGCTCCAAGAAAACAGGGACATACCGCTAAAACAGGAACAGAAGCGGACAATTTGAGCGATAATCAGAAGCGTCTACTAGAAATAGATGACACAATTGCCAAATTATATAGCCAACTTGTTGATACAAAAACCTCAGATTTGGGTAATTGTATTGCGTCAAAGGAATTTTGGGATCATCATAAACTAGAGCTCGTCAGCGCAACTCCCCAAAATACAG CTGAATCAAACTTGGATGGATTCGTTTCTATTCCTCCTGCGAGTAATTTTGTGAATGGTCAACGAGTTTTCAGTTATTCTAAAGAATTAGCTTCTTCTCTTCTGGCTGAGGATGAAACCATAAGAGATTTACACAAGAAGTTAGTGCTAGATAAACACTATCCTGAAGAAAGTTTTTGGAAACGAATATTACAATCAAATTACTTTTATAACTTGATAGGGGAAAAAATTCCGGAAAATCAAATATTATATGATGACATTAGAGGAATCCCAATCAAAGCTTCAGCATTGGTACACTTTGACGTAAATAAGCTTTTATCGGATATAGATTCTTCTAGTGAATTACTCACTGTTGAGGATCATAAAAAAG CTGTTCCCAAGAAGGATAGGTTACATGCAAGCAAAAGATTTGGAAAGAACATTAGACCCGAAAATACGGGTAGAATATTGCTTGAGAGGTTTAACAAGCATTCATCTAATATAATCAATGCCTGCGAATCTCTTATCTCTAATCCTATCGATACAACTGACCGAGTTTCGGATTACAAAACTTTACAGAACAGGG TTGAAAATGATCGCAAACGGAAGTTGTTAATTGGAGAATGCGAAGACTTGCAA GATAATCAGAGTGATTGCCTTTCCAATGATTTATGTCTAATAAAATCTTTAAATATACCTGGCAAGGATACTGATCGCATAAATATTAAATCTGAGCAGGTAAATTCTAGACCCATAAAAGTTGCCATATCTTCTAACACTGGGtattataataaatggcTCAACGACATGAAAACATTTgatattacaaattactTCAAG GAATCTAAAACAGACCACAATATTAGTCGTCGTATGTTTATATTGAATACAAAACTTTGTCAATACGAAAAGCTTATACAACTTGTACCAT TCGAATACGATCCAACCATTGTAAACTCTATGAAGGAGATACAGTTGCAAATTATCGAACTTCTACAAATGTACTATAAAACATTAATACCGGAAGAAGACAGACGttacaaacttttgaaTGTTGTAAGAAGCGCAAAACACCAATTAGAATTACTTGAGGTCG GAATGTCTGTACACACAGCTAAGGCTTTGCAGACTGGACTTCTTGACCAAATCACTGCCGTTGAAGCTTATAATACTAAACTCAAATCTTTTGTTGCTAATTTAAGATCGCAAAATCAGCCAAGAATATCACGCTAA
- a CDS encoding hypothetical protein (encoded by transcript BEWA_009580A): MDFSESPDDLQANLVEYHRQLDSVLEALSIDPQNNELITLHKDLKEVISLTNDLIKYKQTNSEYLAQDANHPEDAEKPDTGKSVFIGRTCIVLFNGKQKYGEVTQVKGYQPTDLVIIEILGSREPCTLALKDLRLLEPPLPSQCKPGSLVQALYSCDGRWYDCIINRRTESGYIVTYKDYNTSEEVQNDRIRLKTRAESRTKEVKEIVTPAGYIIPENLIIKKTDTDKEKMRKKKLVQSLKKQQKAEKIHEEATKRADSWRKFQQKSGIKNKIGYMTGKRGGSMLDSTNSKMPEISGPDYGLHNTFIPKRKLDYTKDMF; encoded by the exons ATGGATTTTAGTGAATCACCGGATGATCTACAG GCTAATTTGGTGGAGTATCACAGACAATTAGACTCCGTGCTTGAAGCTTTGAGCATAGATCCGCAGAACAATGAACTAATTACTCTACATAAAGATTTAAAAGAAGTTATATCGCTAACTAACGATTTAATAAAGTACAAACAGACAAATAGTG AATATTTGGCTCAAGACGCTAATCATCCAGAAGATGCAGAAAAACCTGACACGGGGAAATCAGTCTTTATAG GTAGAACATGCATTGTTTTGTTTAATGGTAAACAAAAGTATGGAGAAGTTACGCAGGTTAAAGGCTACCAG CCAACTGATCTAGTTATCATTGAGATACTTGGATCTAGGGAACCATGCACACTAGCATTAAAGGACTTAAGGTTGCTTGAGCCTCCTTTGCCTAGTCAATGTAAACCTGGTTCCCTAGTACAAGCTCTCTATTCCTGTGATGGACGTTGGTATGATTGTATAATAAATCGGAGAACCGAAAGTGGATATATTGTGACATATAAGGATTATAATACATCGGAAGAGGTACAGAATGATAGAATTAGATTGAAAACACGTGCTGAGTCCAGAACAAAAGAAGTTAAGGAGATAGTAACTCCAGCAGGTTACATAATACCGGAGAATCTTATTATCAAGAAGACGGATACTGATAAGGAGAAGatgagaaagaagaaattaGTACAAAGTCTTAAGAAGCAGCAAAAAGCAGAGAAAATCCACGAAGAAGCTACAAAACGTGCCGATAGCTGGCGGAAGTTTCAACAAAAG TCTGGAATTAAAAATAAGATTGGATATATGACTGGAAAACGTGGAGGGTCTATGTTAGACAGTACAAATTCTAAAATGCCCGAGATATCTGGACCTGATTACGGTTTACACAATACGTTTATTCCTAAGCGGAAATTGGACTACACCAAGGACATGTTCTAG
- a CDS encoding enolase, putative (encoded by transcript BEWA_009590A) produces the protein MANIKSLHAREILDSRGNPTVEVDLKTDSGLFRAACPSGASTGIYEALELRDGDKKRFLGKGVLKAVKNVNTTIKDGVVGFDVLKQTELDNHMVEKLDGTQNEWGFCKSKLGANAILVVSMAAARAAAAHKGVPLYVHLASLAGKPTGKFTLPLPCLNVINGGSHAGNSLAMQEFMILPTGATTFREALQMGAEVYHTLKNVISKKYGHDATNVGDEGGFAPNIKSAEEALDLLVDAINKAGFEGKVKIGMDVAASEFYVKEKSAYNLGFKCEIPLLKSGDEMVAYYKELCEKYPIVSIEDPFDQDDWECYNKLTSEIGSSVQIVGDDLLVTNPKRIETALEKRACNALLLKVNQIGSVTEAINACLLSHKNGWGVMVSHRSGETEDTFIADLVVALGTGQIKTGAPCRSERNAKYNQLLRIEEELGEKATYAGVNFRSSGH, from the exons ATGGCAAACATTAAATCTCTCCACGCTCGCGAAATTTTGG aTTCTCGGGGAAATCCAACTGTAGAAGTTGATTTGAAGACAGACAGCGGATTATTTAGAGCCGCTTGTCCTTCAGGAGCATCAACTGGCATTTATGAAGCCCTAGAGTTGAGAGATGGTGACAAAAAGAGATTTCTTGGGAAAGGTGTCCTAAAAGCTGTGAAGAATGTAAACACAACAATAAAGGATGGTGTTGTTGGCTTTGATGTGCTTAAACAGACAGAATTGGATAATCACATGGTTGAGAAATTGGATGGAACACAAAACGAATGGGGATTTTGTAAGTCTAAACTAGGAGCTAATGCAATTCTTGTCGTCTCTATGGCAGCTGCCAGAGCAGCAGCAGCTCATAAGGGTGTCCCACTTTACGTTCATCTAGCTTCTCTAGCAGGGAAACCAACTGGTAAATTTACGCTTCCATTACCATGTCTCAATGTTATTAACGGAGGCTCTCACGCTGGAAACAGTTTGGCCATGCAAGAATTCATGATTCTACCAACAGGTGCTACGACCTTCAGAGAGGCACTACAGATGGGTGCTGAAGTTTATCACACATTGAAGAATGTAATTAGCAAGAAGTATGGCCACGACGCCACAAATGTAGGTGATGAAGGTGGTTTTGCCCCAAATATCAAATCGGCTGAAGAGGCACTCGATCTTCTTGTTGACGCCATAAACAAGGCCGGATTTGAGGGTAAAGTCAAAATCGGTATGGATGTAGCTGCTTCCGAATTTTACGTCAAGGAAAAGTCTGCATACAACTTGGGTTTCAAGTGTGAAATTCCACTCTTGAAGAGTGGTGATGAGATGGTTGCCTATTATAAGGAATTGTGTGAAAAATATCCCATTGTCTCAATTGAAGATCCGTTTGACCAAGATGATTGGGAGTGTTACAATAAACTAACCTCCGAAATTGGTTCAAGTGTACAAATTGTCGGTGATGACTTGCTTGTAACTAATCCTAAGAGAATTGAAACTGCACTTGAGAAAAGGGCCTGCAATGCACTTCTACTCAAGGTCAACCAAATTGGATCTGTTACTGAGGCCATTAATGCCTGCCTACTTTCTCACAAAAATGGTTGGGGTGTTATGGTTTCTCACAGATCTGGTGAAACTGAAGATACCTTCATAGCTGATCTTGTTGTTGCATTAGGCACTGGTCAAATAAAAACTGGCGCCCCTTGCAGAAGTGAACGTAATGCAAAATACAACCAGCTTTTACGTATCGAGGAGGAGCTAGGCGAAAAGGCAACATATGCCGGTGTAAATTTCCGTTCTTCTGGTCACTAG
- a CDS encoding hypothetical protein (encoded by transcript BEWA_009560A): MALEADGSASCSIEETNEIRRKLGLKPLLLEDPEKPLKKAEKQETETILERLDLIKRRRIRDSLVTGDSIAESIKKGQQIISKKQHRDENYEEIDPLNLTAWANKMSSINASRINHLENTVTYSDDEEDNKDKLPSEKEDDVTQPKIKILHKVDELDLLTDQEITLTLKDIGVLEAESAGIADIDFLENSKIAELKKQGEKVNKSSDYIPYEDDGNLDDSAPNFLNHYDDVIKDRQGLKLSSLASDNNGFFVSIDDLVASTIEIGGNEREKHDLLNYTSFKNIDRKKKLIKNRQKPINWNRIFTREEHSKDDGVEFVAPKKIKKNIQPGTEFDDTEDCNRLYNQLSCHIRRSVKSDRIPLSPDKASLIDIKPEDSGFEITSTSEFCKSVKTPLEKVEENEASSKWKSTISYETGTSKDGSEKDLSFISEKPMGNGLADALSYIKDRGDFVSKNNEYEKDIVNLTKLDSYGRTMTPKEEFRQLSWVFHGKGPGMNKRDRKIRRMERERLARENPIEGLPTMKALLAHQSNQETTHLILTGNNVS; the protein is encoded by the exons ATGGCCCTAGAAGCTGATGGTTCTGCATCTTGTTCCATAGAAGAGACTAATGAGATAAGAAGAAAGCTGGGACTGAAACCTTTGTTGTTAGAAGACCCAGAAAAACCTCTGAAAAAGGCTGAAAAACAAGAAACAGAAACAATTTTAGAGCGTTTGGACCTCATAAAACGACGCAGAATACGAGATTCACTGGTAACGGGAGACAGTATTGCAGAATCAATAAAGAAAGGACAACAAATCATATCAAAAAAACAGCACCGTGATGAAAACTATGAAGAAATTGATCCACTAAATTTAACTGCGTGGGCCAATAAAATGAGTTCAATAAATGCCTCCAGGATAAATCATCTTGAGAACACCGTCACATATAGCgatgatgaagaggatAATAAAGACAAATTGCCTTCAGAAAAAGAGGATGATGTAACGCAGCCAAAAATTAAGATTTTACATAAAGTTGATGAGTTAGACTTACTTACAGATCAAGAAATCACGTTAACTCTAAAGGATATAGGGGTCCTTGAAGCAGAATCTGCAGGTATAGCCGATATAGACTTTCTTGAAAACAGCAAAATTGCCGAACTGAAGAAACAGGGAGAAAAGGTAAATAAAAGTTCAGATTATATTCCTTACGAAGATGATGGGAATCTAGATGATTCTGCCCCAAATTTCCTTAACCACTATGATGATGTTATAAAGGATCGTCAGGGGCTAAAGCTTTCTTCGCTTGCTTCGGATAATAATGGGTTTTTCGTTAGCATAGATGATTTGGTTGCTAGCACAATAGAAATAGGTGGGAATGAAAGGGAGAAACACGATCTTTTGAATTATACTTCATTTAAAAACATAGATCGCAAAAAGAAACTTATAAAAAATAGACAAAAACCTATCAATTGGAACAGAATATTTACCCGTGAGGAACACTCAAAGGATGATGGCGTTGAATTCGTTGCACCAAAGAAAATTAAAAAGAACATACAACCGGGAACAGAGTTTGATGATACTGAAGATTGCAATCGATTATACAACCAACTATCATGTCACATTAGACGGAGCGTAAAATCAGACCGAATACCTCTCTCCCCCGATAAAGCATCTTTGATCGATATAAAGCCGGAAGATTCTGGATTTGAAATAACATCAACTAGTGAATTTTGTAAATCAGTCAAGACACCCCTAGAAAAAGTAGAAGAAAATGAGGCTTCTTCTAAATGGAAGTCAACAATATCTTATGAAACTGGCACATCCAAAGACGGTAGCGAAAAGGATCTTTCATTCATTTCT GAAAAACCAATGGGAAACGGATTAGCGGACGCACTTTCATATATTAAGGATAGAGGTGATTTCGTTTCAAAAAATAACGAATATGAGAAAGATATCGTCAACTTGACAAAGTTAGACTCTTATGGAAGGACCATG actccaaaggaagagTTCAGGCAATTATCTTGGGTTTTCCATGGAAAAGGACCGGGAATGAATAAGCGTGACCGCAAAATCAGGCGTATGgaaagag AACGATTGGCTAGAGAAAACCCTATAGAAGGGCTACCTACTATGAAAGCTTTACTAGCCCATCAATCAAATCAAGAAACGACACACTTGATACTTACCGGAAATAATGTTTCTTAA
- a CDS encoding hypothetical protein (encoded by transcript BEWA_009610A), whose amino-acid sequence MRDLNKFVYRMGSACQCNSVTCGVNCSDESSNRIISDIIVSKFVRCLACAIKKEILHGYNQQESAGKLNNKKSIDRAVMLKEVKSTTSSGSKRIITDQFSAKGNKGSSSEKSHSLKSKTGKDPEKATRKTINQDLVTKKIAKKSKQKEAKLNNPLEYSSTIHCKKVRDNKVVATSQECIDTENINRLSETKQDHYDDMCVVCQRHSLYYTLKGCMLRKNKNYESDCPKNMERENCPDEIESNFQLLNSGGCYYYEENECCCESCCRVCRIYEYYYTNQESDDRKVSGYDSTIENNL is encoded by the coding sequence ATGAGAGATTTGaacaaatttgtatataGAATGGGTAGTGCATGTCAATGTAATTCGGTAACTTGTGGAGTAAACTGTTCAGATGAATCTAGTAATAGAATTATATCAGATATTATCGTCAGTAAATTTGTAAGGTGCTTGGCTTGTGCTATAAAAAAAGAAATCCTTCACGGATATAATCAACAAGAAAGCGCGGGAAAACTTAATAACAAAAAATCAATAGATAGGGCGGTTATGCTAAAAGAAGTAAAATCTACCACCAGCTCTGGTTCAAAAAGAATCATTACTGACCAATTTTCTGCTAAGGGAAACAAAGGCAGTTCTAGTGAGAAGTCTCATTCATTAAAAAGTAAAACCGGGAAAGATCCTGAAAAGGCTACCCGTAAAACCATAAATCAGGATTTGGTCACTAAAAAGATAGCGAAAAAATCCAAGCAGAAAGAGGCAAAACTAAATAATCCTCTGGAGTATTCTAGTACAATTCACTGTAAAAAAGTACGTGATAACAAAGTTGTGGCGACCTCTCAAGAATGCATTGACACGGAAAACATAAACAGGCTTTCGGAGACAAAGCAGGATCATTATGATGACATGTGTGTAGTTTGTCAAAGACATTCGTTATATTATACTCTTAAGGGATGTATGTTACGTAAGAATAAGAATTACGAAAGTGATTGCCCAAAAAACATGGAACGTGAAAATTGTCCAGACGAAATCGAATCAAATTTTCAACTCTTAAATTCAGGTGGCTGTTATTATtatgaagagaatgaatgttGTTGTGAATCATGCTGCAGAGTATGTAGAATTTATGAATACTATTACACGAATCAGGAAAGTGACGATCGGAAAGTAAGTGGCTATGACTCTACAATTGAAaataatttataa
- a CDS encoding hypothetical protein (encoded by transcript BEWA_009600A) → MQETVTDGTNELRIDTAVKMDARITNNRPDIQLYDRRNKRIFIVEVGITCPTKVSDTESYKQRKYDVLAKELCCIHNMPACTIPILYSWDGLVTKYHAKHLEKIALPTKIRAYMQTRILRTTFDSVTHDRRIGVE, encoded by the coding sequence ATGCAGGAGACAGTCACTGACGGCACAAACGAACTCAGGATCGATACTGCTGTAAAGATGGACGCCAGGATAACGAACAATAGACCCGATATCCAACTCTACGACaggagaaataaaaggatatttatagttGAAGTCGGAATCACGTGTCCAACTAAGGTTTCAGATACGGAATCTTATAAGCAAAGGAAATACGATGTCCTTGCAAAAGAATTATGCTgcatccataatatgcCAGCATGTACCATACCAATACTATATTCTTGGGATGGATTGGTTACAAAATACCACGCGAAGcacctagagaaaatagcTTTGCccacaaaaatcagagCTTACATGCAGACTAGAATACTACGTACCACCTTTGATTCGGTAACTCACGATCGAAGAATAGGAGTTGAATAA